The DNA sequence cagattAACTCCTAACTGATGAaacactgccatctagtggacagTTTAATCCATAGCATCAGACAGGATGCTACGCACTTATGTTATAGTTTGACCTGCTGATACACATCGTAACATTTATTAAAAGGTCTCTTTATCTTTTAGGAGGCTCAGTTCAATAACTTTGGAAGCAGGCACTGCTGGCAATTTTAACTATATCATCTGTGTTGCTATGAAATTTCAGTTGTGTTCACACTGGTATCTCTACAGTATATCTGGCATGTGAATCTTGAATCCTGGTGGATTTCTGTTTGGTAACTCACCCTGGTGCTGTTATGTGGATCAGCACAAGCTCCACCCAGCTAGCATAGCGATTGGACACAGGGACACCCATCACATAGGTCACACCGCCAGGGTAGTAATGGTTGATGAGCACCTTCAGAGCAAACAGCACACCTAGAAACACATATATATCATTACAACAAAGATTAATAAACATTGGGGttaagaaatgttgtgttgTTCAACTTCATGCAACTTTTATGCATATTAAACATCTTTTGGAGTCTCACTGAGAAGACTAATACCTGAGAAGCCGACAGCACATGCCGCACTGTGGGAAGGGTCCTGAGTGAGCTCTGTCAGCAGCACCTCCAACGCCAGATAGACAAATCCAGTGAGCAGAGAGAAGACTGAAAGCAGGTAGACAAACCAGGCTCCGCCCAGCCGCCTTTCCAGCCTGATACCTTTCATGAGGAAGGACGCCATGTTGAAGTAGAGGTGCCAATCATCCGCGTGGTGCAGTGGGGACAACAGAAGACGGCGCCAGTCATTAAACAGGTATGTCTGCTGTACACTTATACAGGCCTAGGGATTGAATAGATAGTAGTATTTACATATGGATAATAACAGTACAGCAGTTTATCATAGTGCAAGAGTGATATTGTTCCTGACAGATGTCCCAGAGGTCAGTAGGGTTAATTATGCTACGTTTGACcatataatcaattaattaaatgattttagcacCACTGCATTATGTACTACAAACTATTTttgttctgacattttttatacatttctaaATGGTCTAATAAATAAACTGTCTCTATTATTAGTGTTGTATTAATGCATTACCTTCAATAGTGGAGCTGCAGGGAACAGGTAAAGATACACGTTGAGTCCCAGGACAGCCAGGGTGACGGGGGGGATGTTCTCCAGACCCACCTGAAACAGCTGGGAGGCCAGGAGCAACAAGCCCAGCTGGGAACCCCTCGGTCGGTGCCGCATACTGAAAACAACCTGGAGAGAAACAACTGTGAGATTATCTTCAATTTTATTTGAGATTATTTCAAGCCTACTGGTTTAATGAACAGAACTTTTGCTCCTGGCTAGTAGCacccaaaattattttaaagagaTATAATATCAAGGCAACAAGTAGAGCCTATTCTTCACCTTGTTTGTGCCCACAAATGTCAGTAGTATCACTGTGGCTCCAGCTTCTCTCTCTAATCTGAGTCTGTGCTATTCAGGTAAAGTCAATGGGTAACATTGAGCTGTACAACattaacaaacagtacaaattTTCACAATACTTTACGAGGACTGGATAGAGTCAAATCAGAAGTGACGTAATCTTTGACTCGGAttgtctttgccttttttttcaatctttGAGGCTTCATGCGCCCCAAAGAACTTTTTGTCGTGGACTAACTTTAACTGGGAAACGGTTTGTATAAATTAAGGCTACCAACAGAGCAAAATGTGCAGCCTAACAACAAAGTTTATGTTGCTGCTGTCTGCAAAACTGCACATTTCGATCGTAATAAATAAATTCCTGAACTGAATCACTGGATTAATTACTTGAGATGAACTTACTGTCAGGTCAGTCAGTTGTTGGGTATGAAACCTCTTCCTGGGTCTGTGGTTCTTTggctaatgctaacgctaatTTTCCCAGCAGTTGGGATGTTTTAACCGCGTTAGTACCGTGAGTCCTCTTCAAATGATTCAACTGTCACAAGCGAAAcgaaaaatgaaatataaatgtcgGTTGCACGTCAGCAAACTATATTTCTTACTATTTCATCATTTCTAGAAGTTAGTAGTGCGTACGCGGCAACGGTTGGTGGAATTACGTCTGCTGTCACGTGATAATAACAAACTGACGTAGATGGCGCACGCGCATTACGGATCTTCTAGTTTTTACAGTAGCCAAGATCAAGAAGGAATAACAGTTAAACTTATATGAACCCTTGTACAACAATAATACATCGCACGTCTATTCCCATAGGTGGTGGATCacacaatattacaataaaaatattctaTCTGTTtaacaacacaaagaaaaaaacaaacaagcatgcAGTCTAAAAATCGTctattttgagtgttttttaaCCACAGTTTGGCCATAATGTCAATAAGGACGCATATTCTGCTGATAAAACTGTTCTTAtactttttcttattatttattattattcttaattCAAATGTCTGGCTTTAATGAGTGTATTTAGAAAAACGAGTTTTTGCTGCCCTCCGGTGGTATTAGTGAGGAATTGTAGCACTATATTtattatacagtctatgattaaTAGTTAACATTGCTAATGTCATTATTAATGTGACAGTTTCAAATAATGACATGTCAAGTGAGACATGGTAACTTAGTAATACTCCCTGTCAAtaattatatacaataaataaacatgaatgaTGACATCCAGTCAACTGAAACAGTcaagaaataatattttaaactgaaatttgaaAGAACATTGGTATGGATATAAATCAATCAGGGTTTATTGCACTAATTTGTCAAATTAGTGTAAAATGAAGTCTCTTCATATACAAGAAGCGATTGCCTATAATTTGCTGCATATGTTTTAAGGCAACAGTTGAAGGGGTTAAACCTCTCGCTTTACCTAAATAGTCTTTGGCATCAATTACGAACACGTGCGCAGGTGTAGCACACCGTTTTCGCAATGAATTATTCAGTAATACAACTCACCCTgatcaccttttttttaaatgtgtttataactGACTCCAACAGTTCCGGTTCATTCGGATAAAAACTGCAGTTTGTACATTAAAGTTCATCTCTCGgtctctctgctgcctccaaGTTATATGAGCCGGAGCTGCCGGAGAGGCTGTTGCTATAGTAACAGCAGTACGCATGGCAGATAGAGCCGAGGATGTTTCATCAAGCAAACGAGAATCAACTCGATCATTTCCGGGGAACAGATCCGTTTTCTCTTCAACACAAAACCATATTATTGTCAGAAATATAAATTGgctaaattttttaaaaagaaaatatacaaaaaagaaTGTTTAGATACTGAAATAATTGACAACGGGGAATATAGCTCGATCTGTAGCCCACAATAAATGTCCAAAAGTGATCATGAAATTTGAGTATTTAGGCAACAGGCATTACACTCAAGAGATACTAGAGGTTTCATTGTCAtatgcacagcaacacagcgGATGGCAATACTGAAGGCAGTGAAATTTGGCTTCTTCAAGCTCTAATTTCAATTAGAATATACAATAAAATCAGAgagaaatatacaaatatacattatattgcacattGGTGCACATAAGTAGTAAATAGATATTACACATAAATGACGGGTGATAAATACTTCTGATCAAAATATATACATTGTTGTATAGCTATGCATTCAGGCCTGTATAGGTGTTGGTTGTGTAAGAGTTTCCCTTGGGGTGTCGGACAGAACACACAGGACGCTCAGATGCAGTtaactcttcttctctgcttctcaTGTAACACAGCAGCACctaaagtgatgtcattttatctGGCCcattatgggacagagtcagacctAAATGCACTTCATGAGTATAATGGTTAAATCTGCTGtatcaagtttaaagtttaagagctctGGATGTGGGAGGCACGGAGAGTGCATCGAGTGGTAAAATAAGTATAATTACGAATGAGTTTTTTAAATAACGAATTTACACgatcagcaattttctgccagcattcctctctctccttatttgcagcaacagttTTGCCTTTTTCTGTGATAATGTACTTATATTCATCATAGCTCTCCGTTATAATTACttgttcctcctgactgaagcagGCAGCAAGCGATCGGTCCattttgtgtggaaaaagagtcaaatgatgCGCACAGACGCTGAATCAGAAAGCCTGTGTTcacaaagaaagttcatatcGATCGTCGTgataccacttatctctgatCGCGAGTTGAGGGTTTGTCCAGCCTGCCCACTCAAAGAAATGGATGTGTTGAACTTGTTTCGTAGTGCAATTTAGTGCTGCCTTGTGGCGGAAGTGCACCCAATCATGAAAGGGTGCACACTAGACTAAACAAGAGGCACACTATTAGAGCGAGAGGGAACTGGACGTTACTGCATCAAAGCGGTTTGATCTGTGTGCGTCTCTGATAAACTACCACATACACCCACACCTCCTTAAACTCTTCACCTGTAACCCTGAATGGTTGCAatactgtgctgctgtgttaCATGAGAAACAGTGAAGGAGAGTTAACCGCATCTGAACGTCCCACTCCAAGGGGAACTTTACTCTTACACAACCAATACCTATAGACTAGAGTCCTAAGTGAATACCGATACAATTATGAGGTCTGTTTGATTAAAATCACCAgctacaataaaataattgtaagtTTTGTTAGTTATTAGACTATAAGTTTTGTCATTTGAATGCTGATGACCTCTCACAAGTCGTATAGTGCATTTTTGAATATGCATCTGGAGAAAtgtaaacagcaacaacaaacaatggTGGCCCACGCACGTGCGCTGCTCACGCAGGCTGTGTGTCCTATTCCTCTATTTCCCTAAAAGTGCACTTAATCCAATCCCCGCACTTCCGTTTCCAACGTTGATGAGAGTATTTCTGTCATGAGTAATACGTGCTTTAGCTTTTTCTCCCTTATAATATTTCTTATAATATTTCCATGGTATCTGGCTTTGATGAGTGTAAATCATTATACAGTCATGGTGTATATACAAAAACTGGTGTTTGCTGCCCTCAGGTGGCAACACTGAGGAACTGCAGCACTATATTAATGGTTAACGTTGCTAATATCATAACTAGTATGACCATTTCAAATAATATGTCAAGTGAGACATGATAACCTAATAATACTTCCTGtcaatactttaaaaaataaacatgaatgaTCACATCCAGTCAACTGAAACGatcaaaaaataatgttttaaactaGAATTTTCACTTTTATCACTTGCAGCAGAACATTGGTATGGATATATATCAATGAGGGTCTGGAGTGATTACAGCACTAATTTGTCAAATGAGTGTAAAATGAAGTCTGTTCATATACAAGAAGCGATTTCCTGTAATTTGCTGCATATGTTTTAAGGCAACAGTTGAAGGGGTTAAACCTCTCGCTTTGTCTAAATAGTCTTTGGCATCAATTACGAACACGTGCGCAGGTGTAGCACACCGTTTTCACAATGAATTATTCAGTGACACAACTCACCCTGATCAGCTTTCTCTTAATGTGTTTATAACTGACTCCAGCAGTTCCGGTTCATTCGGATAAAAAACTGCAATTTGTACATTAAAGTTCATCTCTCGgtctctctgctgcctccaaTGATTATGAGCCGGAGCTGGCGGAGAGGCTGTTGCTATAGTAACAGCAATACTCAAGGCAGATAGAGCCGAGGATGTTTCATCAAGCAAACGAGAATCAACTCGATCATTTCCGGGAATAGATCCGTTTTCTCTTCAACATAAAATCATATTGTTGTCACCTTAGAACTAAATaagctaaattaaaaaaaagaaaacataataattTACAACGGGGAATATAGATCAATCTGTAGCCAATAATAAATGTCCAAaagttgtcatgaaatttgaGTATTTAGGCAAGAGGCATTACACTCAAGAGATACTAGaggttttattgtcacatgcacaGCAACGCAGCGGATGGCAACATGTGTGTTGGGTGATAAATACTTTTGTTaagaatatatacatataaacattGTGTAGTGGGGAAGAGAgactgtgtatatgtgtgtaactGCTGCACAGTTGTTTGCATGGTACCTGAGTTTGATCACTCTACAGAGAAATGTCAAATCTGTGACCTGAAGAGACAGACCTCTAGTAAACCATCAGACTGTAAACATCATGGAGCCTCAGCTGATTCCTTTAGGAGCCCCTTCATGGCTGCTGTTAAttctctttttgtcaacaaatcccatgaaaacaccaCAACTAATAATGAATTGTTCCTACTAACAAGTTCTGTCCATGTAGCCACAGCCTGACCGACactggtgtgtgtctgtgtgtgtgtttggagcaGTGAGAAGAGTCTGTATCTGGGGTGGTTGGGGTCCTTGATGGGGTCCTTGATGATTTTTCCAGCTTTCCTCATGCTCCTCTGGATGTAGAGGTCCTGCGTGGACAGCAGCACAGATGTGGTGAAAGCGGGAAAACTGGTCAAATACTAAAGCTTACCTGGTTTGAAATATGTCACTGTATCagttattttgaaaaaaatcatatgtAGACTACAGTGGGGTGTgtgacaattattttatttgagtttttaaaGTATGACCAATTCAGAAATCCACTTGATTGGACGTATTAAGATGAAATGCATGTAAAAATAATTCTAATTATAAACGATAATAAATCTCAATGTCAGGGGAGAGGCTGGTGAGgaacataataaaatattctGAGAAAATGCCTGTTTATATGAATAGATAGTCAATGCAAATGACAAGTGTGGTCCATCGATGTGACTCTTATTTTGAAAGCAGGAAAGCGGAAGTCTTATTTGTTACGCAGAGCATAGCTTGACATCGAGGCTGCAAGCGGGAGAGCGGTGGGGGAGCTGAGGCAGGtaaaggtgtgtatgtgtgcgtgtgtgtgtgtgtctgtccgtCTGTTTATGAATGTGGGGAAGACAAGAAGGGGTGACGGCGTGAAGAAGTGACGGAGAGGGTTGAAAGCAGGACAAAGGACCCGactgagaggaggagaaggagctgGAAAGAGAGAAGGACTAAGGAAAGAGGGAAGGATGTCGGAGAGGATAGCTTCATGTGGGAGCTTATACGACAGCACCAACCTGCTGCTGCAATACTGCAACAACGGTGAGCTGCTTCTCATTTCACCTCATCagacaaacacagtaaaatatcCTGCTGCACCGTTCAGACAGCTGACTGCTCTCATCCCATTCAAAAATGTCTAGAAAAGGAAATATATTAAAAGATGCGTGTCCTGTAACGTCTTcagaaaaatgcacaaaattgACCCATAAATGTGTTGACAATGACATTCATTCGGTATAAAGACGATAGACAAATATTTTCCAGCTGCTGATCCACCTAAAAAATGTTGTGACCGCGCAAATTAACGTTATTGAACGCATTACATATGattcttctttttaaataattgatcATCAGATATTCTTGCAGTTcttatctttgctttttttgtattttatttaatcgTTGCTTACATCAGctttatagttttttttgtgtgtgtggtttatctTCACgacttttatgctttttttttcagaggaaGTAATCGTACAAAAATATGATGCTGCCActttttaagacacattttttgggttttttctgAAACACAGATAAAGATATCTCaaagaaatgtgtttgattttccTGAGAGAGACAGTTGCTTTGATATATTGTGGagatatttttagttttttccccaacagtgcagaagaagaaagctTTCCAGTGCTCaattatatatttcttttttttattattccttTTTTGTAGTTCCTCTTGCATTTTCCACTCATTGCTTTGATGTTATTGTAGAAATCTGGATCAGTCTCCTTTAGGGATTTTTTGCTGTCTCATGCTGGTTGTCATTTagcattaaaatatgaaatatatcaggctaatatcaatatttttattaagcTGTCAGGTGTTTTCGAGTCGATATCATTAACATCTTATATAATGGAAGTTCCTCTCAGTCCAAAGCAACAAAAAGCTGCCCACAAAACACAAGTCATGCATTAACTGTAACATTAGCAAGATGGAAGGATAGTAGTGGTTGTCGTGATGCATGGACACCCTGCTCTGATACAATATTTCAagttttaacttcttttttaaaaaatttgtgTGTCTTCTCCCTCCTGCAGCCGTGTGCGTTTGTGTTGGTCACATCCTGCTTCACAAATATAATGCAAATAACTTGCTGCTGCCGCCAGATCATATCTGCGGTGGAAAGGAGAATTATagatgattattaaaattagtTTCTCCTGCAGTTTCAAACAAAATAGGTGccagtttttctctttgtgtcccAGACAGGGTGCATTAATTTAGAAAACTGTGGAATAATGTAATGAAACTTctttttgtatgtgttcacCTTtgcatttcaccaaaaaaaaaaaaagtatctccATCAGAAAATATCATGAAGAGGTCAGTTAATGCATGGTATCTGAGAGAGCTGTACTTGGATTGTCCCTGCAGTCTATTAAACTTCACAGACGGCCATATTGAGCGGCAGGTGGAGGGACAGCGAGGGGTCATGGGAGTCTGGTCAGAGCTGTGATGTTTGTTATCCAAGAGGTAACATGTGCCGTTCAAACCATTTGGTGAGCGCTGTGGTCCAAAGCCTCCTGCAGCTCTAAAGCTCATAAGGATTTCAGTGAAACGCTAAGACCAACGTGCACAGGTTCTTCCCTCTGAGAGAATAAGGTGACGatagaaatataaagtaaataatgCTATATGTAGGTTAGAGGAAAGGGCAGACAGCTGGGCATGCAGTGAGAGATCAGCTGGGGGGTTTTTGTCAAGTGCAGGATGTCTTTTTGTCTGCCGTCCTCTAGTATAAAGaaaatatgtgacatttttgttttatcagcATGTTTTATCGACCGTACTTCTGTAAGGGTTGAGTTTGGGGTTAAAGCTTTGGTTTAGGGTTAAGTTAGGTCAGAGAATAAATGTCTAAGTGAAGGTTCTTGCAAGAGTAGAAAAACAGGCCTGTATTGTGCGTGCTGGCATTTGCAGATATTGTATTGATGCccaaaaggaaagaagagaagagaggagagaattGTCTTTTTGCTTGGCTTCCTCCActtagaggtcagaggtcagactcCCTAGAGCTGGGAGAGATTCAGCATCTTATCAAGAGCACTTCAGACTAAGCTCTCAGTCCCCCCTCCCTTCTTGTTAATGCCCCTTTTACACTGTGTGATTGAGAGTGAGTTGTGAGAGAAATGTGGTGAAATCTCTGGTCGTCAATGCACAACAGTGTCCAAGATCCCACTGTGAGACGCGTCCACCCACAGCTGATTTGGATCTTTGGCAACCAAAGACAGCTTGAGGCAAAATTCTGACAGTTTCAGAAATTAAGGACAAAATTCTCTGACCCACGTCTACagaccaaccaatcagaatacgaCGTAAAAGGACACGGAACACATTAGCCAGCGTGACATTTTGTAAGAGCAGTTTTTAATCAAGTTTAAGGAGAAAACACATCAATTCTCCTtaaatacatccatgacacacaaaaaccaaaatgatgGAGATGAGACAAAAAACGAAtttgtgtgactttgctgcatttttagAACATCAGATGCCTTTTTCAACTGACATTGTTGGACTAAGATTCACCAAACATTTAGAGCACAATCTTACAGCCACAAATTGATATTTtgcagtctgacacagattttATTATAGGCGTCTCACACAATGTTGTTGCACAGTCTAAAGGTGTTCAATAGTCTGCAGATTTTCCATCCAACCAAACACTACAGCATCTGATTTTACAGACTGACACAGTTCGAGTCAGACAACACACAACCCCTCGACGTATATGAAGAGTCCAGCTGTAAAGCAGTTGATCAACAGGCGAGTTGATCATCTgctattaaattaaattaaagcagGAGtacgggacttttgtctcccccttctggcagtgagagtaattacaaaaacactggtgAAACGTGCTTACATCATCGGCTCTGCGGTAGACTACTCTGTCGCTACTTTTGCAGCTGTAAAAGTGCAgatgaattgttttgagtgtcacataAAACTTtgtgaaatgactcgtttcactatcagaatttatCCTTTCAGTCCGATAAtgtttggaaagtctagaaaagCCGCacaattgaattattttatccccattcaggttagcagagggctaactgGATGTTAGCCACTTGACCGTCTGAAGTCTCTGGTGTGCATGCTCTGCCTATAGAGCAGAGTATTTATTCATCTGGCCAGCACAGCAAATGTCGCCACCGACACtaaatttaaaaactctgtatactgtgaaatacagagagatttacctggcgatgatgatgataggcttaatcagcattgtgtgaactcgtttggcaagtgaatgtaacagacgttcatttatatgtaaaagttctgcactgcaggtttaaatctCGAATTAAGAGAGTaaataagaaatgtttttaagaTGTGATAGgtgctgaaaaaataaaacaaaaagccggtccaggtctgaatgcttgatccctacagtgaggggatcttgtggctctgttatgctgtggagggcattttgctggcatggtttgggtccacgtgtccccttagagggaagggtcactgcaaatcaatacaaagttgttctgagcgatcacctttatcctatgatgaaacatctcTATTCGGATGACAACGCTCCCATcaacagggcacgaggggtcccTGagtggtttgatgagtatgaaaatgatgtgaatcatatgctatgaccttcacagtcaccagatctcaacccagttgaacacctgatttaggactgatgtgttagacagcgctctccaccaccatcatcaaaacaccaaatgagggaatatcttttggaagaacgTTGTTCATCCCTctagaagagttcagagactgtagaatcaatgccaaggagcactgaagctgtgctggtggcccaacaccttactaagacactttgttgttttttttcttaatttgtcacctgtctgtagcTTCGGGTGAAGTGAGAACCAAACCTGAGAGAGAAACGATGATGAGGTGTTTCACTCTGCTGTGCTGCAGCAGGTGAGATGCAGGTAAAGGTTGAAGAATAATAGAACAGAATAGTTCAGTTGTTGGCTGGATGTGCTGTTGATCTGTGCTCAGCTATTATCAGTTAGTGCAGCATCTGTCAAGTGAGCTTCAAACAA is a window from the Thunnus thynnus chromosome 7, fThuThy2.1, whole genome shotgun sequence genome containing:
- the rhbdd1 gene encoding rhomboid-related protein 4 isoform X2; protein product: MRHRPRGSQLGLLLLASQLFQVGLENIPPVTLAVLGLNVYLYLFPAAPLLKACISVQQTYLFNDWRRLLLSPLHHADDWHLYFNMASFLMKGIRLERRLGGAWFVYLLSVFSLLTGFVYLALEVLLTELTQDPSHSAACAVGFSGVLFALKVLINHYYPGGVTYVMGVPVSNRYASWVELVLIHITAPGSSLIGHLAGILVGLLYTSGPLKTLMKSCSGFVTSNGYTSRPNAYYRSSGYSGTDGGYSGYPYQHGTENTTNHTASYTEQTNQRGAPPPYGFHFPEEPSAEEIRRRRLRRFES
- the rhbdd1 gene encoding rhomboid-related protein 4 isoform X1, which gives rise to MRHRPRGSQLGLLLLASQLFQVGLENIPPVTLAVLGLNVYLYLFPAAPLLKACISVQQTYLFNDWRRLLLSPLHHADDWHLYFNMASFLMKGIRLERRLGGAWFVYLLSVFSLLTGFVYLALEVLLTELTQDPSHSAACAVGFSGVLFALKVLINHYYPGGVTYVMGVPVSNRYASWVELVLIHITAPGSSLIGHLAGILVGLLYTSGPLKTLMKSCSGFVTSNGYTSRPNAYYRSSGYSGTDGGYSGYPYQHGTENTTNHTASYTGGLTEEEQLEMAIRNSLNESEQTNQRGAPPPYGFHFPEEPSAEEIRRRRLRRFES